A single window of Candidatus Methylomirabilota bacterium DNA harbors:
- a CDS encoding glycine zipper family protein encodes MALLVLTGCAAPKPVLYPNSHFQSVGAATAERDITECRKLAETAGARPRAGEAAEVAGTTAVGAGVGAASGAVGGAIVGSAGTGAAVGAAGGAAAGLLGGLLGAMFRRPAPNGAYQGIVDRCLREKGYEPAGWQ; translated from the coding sequence TTGGCCCTCCTCGTCCTCACGGGCTGCGCGGCCCCGAAACCGGTCCTCTACCCCAATTCCCACTTCCAGAGCGTCGGTGCCGCGACGGCGGAGCGCGACATCACCGAGTGCCGGAAGCTGGCCGAGACCGCCGGGGCCCGGCCGCGAGCTGGCGAGGCGGCCGAGGTGGCGGGGACGACCGCGGTCGGTGCCGGGGTCGGCGCGGCCAGCGGTGCGGTCGGGGGCGCCATCGTGGGCTCCGCCGGAACCGGCGCCGCGGTCGGCGCGGCCGGTGGAGCCGCCGCCGGGCTCCTCGGGGGCTTGCTCGGAGCGATGTTCAGGCGGCCCGCGCCGAACGGCGCCTACCAGGGTATCGTCGACCGCTGCCTCCGCGAGAAGGGATACGAGCCGGCCGGCTGGCAGTGA